A single Sorex araneus isolate mSorAra2 chromosome 8, mSorAra2.pri, whole genome shotgun sequence DNA region contains:
- the LOC101552772 gene encoding galectin-4-like, translating into MTFRPAPGYHPTYNPTLPFCKPVPCDLNVGTFVYIAGVAHQNLQSFVVNFALGPDAVRDDIAFHFNPRFAGWNKVVFNARLSGKWGAEEEKRKIPFKNGEHFDMLVMITQEHYKVLVNGNHFYEFGHQTPIQKVTHLYVDGNMTLQLVSFLGSTPTSSEVQSELHGNVRIQEADLEINFTLKPMLYMRRLQGGLKTNRTIIVVGFIPLSAHRFFISFIVGTTGDIALHINVSMDEKAVVRNSFLKGAWGPEERSISYNPFAPGQYFDLSIHASTDNLKVFANGQHIFDYEHRVSATLADILEISGDVILSYVQV; encoded by the exons ATGACTTTCAGGCCTGCACCTGGCTACCATCCCACTTATAATCCG ACGCTGCCCTTCTGCAAACCCGTCCCATGTGACCTCAACGTTGGGACGTTCGTCTACATTGCTGGAGTGGCCCACCAGAACTTGCAAAG CTTCGTGGTGAACTTTGCCTTGGGGCCAGATGCAGTAAGAGATGACATCGCCTTCCACTTCAACCCCCGTTTTGCTGGCTGGAACAAGGTCGTCTTCAACGCAAGGTTGTCGGGCAAGTGGGGtgcagaggaggagaaaaggaagatcCCCTTCAAAAATGGGGAGCACTTCGATATGCTGGTGATGATCACGCAGGAACATTACAAG GTGCTGGTGAACGGAAATCATTTCTATGAGTTTGGGCACCAGACCCCCATCCAGAAAGTCACTCACCTGTATGTGGATGGGAACATGACCCTTCAATTGGTTTCCTTCCTTGGCAGCACTCCTACCTCCTCTGAG GTGCAATCTGAACTTCATGGGAATGTCCGAATCCAGGAGGCTGACCTGGAGATCAACTTTACCCTTAAA CCTATGCTGTATATGCGGAGACTTCAGGGGGGACTGAAGACCAACAGAACCATCATAGTGGTGGGCTTCATCCCCCTCTCAGCCCACAG ATTTTTTATCAGCTTCATTGTGGGAACCACAGGGGACATAGCCCTGCACATCAACGTGAGCATGGATGAGAAGGCTGTCGTGCGGAACAGTTTCCTaaagggggcctgggggcccgaGGAGAGGAGCATCTCCTACAATCCCTTTGCTCCAGGACAGTACTTTGAT CTGTCCATCCATGCCAGCACCGATAACCTCAAGGTATTTGCCAACGGCCAGCACATCTTTGACTACGAACATCGTGTGTCGGCTACCTTGGCGGACATACTGGAGATCTCCGGGGATGTCATCCTCTCCTATGTCCAGGTCTGA